One Carboxydocella sporoproducens DSM 16521 genomic window carries:
- the ccsA gene encoding cytochrome c biogenesis protein CcsA, giving the protein MLKTQLILLWVSVFFYVVAASLTIAGSWFSKPNWRQWSYVVAWLGLVPQTAALLLRWYQTGHFPYWGTYEVYTSYAWGAALLIQLFSMLVPAARSIVGWLWPVVFLMIGLGAMGTKEIEEIPRTFYTFWLGVHIFFAKLSYGSALIAAGLGGAFLWRRKTADPAELERLDRLNYSVSGFAFIMLGIMILSGSIWAYKAWGAYWRWDPIETWALISWLVYGIALHLRFSWGWRGVRAAWLSIAALLLILFAFFGIPLFYPTAHEHLTY; this is encoded by the coding sequence GTGCTCAAGACACAACTGATTTTGCTCTGGGTAAGTGTTTTCTTTTATGTTGTAGCAGCTTCACTGACAATAGCAGGCTCATGGTTTAGCAAACCAAACTGGCGGCAATGGAGCTATGTTGTAGCCTGGCTGGGATTGGTTCCTCAGACGGCGGCATTGTTGTTGCGCTGGTATCAAACCGGGCATTTTCCTTACTGGGGCACTTATGAGGTATATACCTCTTATGCCTGGGGGGCTGCACTATTAATTCAATTATTTTCGATGCTGGTACCGGCGGCGAGAAGTATAGTGGGCTGGTTATGGCCAGTGGTGTTTTTGATGATAGGCCTGGGCGCAATGGGGACCAAAGAAATTGAGGAAATACCCAGAACTTTTTATACTTTCTGGCTGGGAGTACACATTTTTTTCGCTAAACTATCATACGGTTCTGCCCTGATTGCTGCCGGACTTGGTGGGGCATTTCTCTGGCGAAGGAAAACAGCGGATCCGGCGGAGCTGGAAAGATTGGATCGTTTAAATTATAGCGTTTCCGGGTTTGCTTTTATTATGCTGGGAATTATGATTCTTTCCGGATCCATCTGGGCCTATAAGGCCTGGGGAGCTTACTGGCGCTGGGATCCGATTGAAACCTGGGCCCTCATTTCCTGGCTGGTTTATGGCATAGCCTTGCACCTTCGTTTTTCCTGGGGATGGCGGGGAGTCAGGGCAGCCTGGCTCAGTATTGCGGCTTTACTTTTAATCCTCTTTGCCTTTTTCGGCATTCCGCTGTTTTATCCCACTGCTCATGAGCATTTAACCTATTAA
- a CDS encoding cytochrome c biogenesis protein ResB, translating into MIFHWGLIFVTCGALLSFAYKVEGYLVLGEGQEKALTPTAFSVLETGRWQRQWPGWNLQLLEQKRHWRADGTLAYTSSLVMVKTERGEEAVWIEKGQPLIIGDWRFFHYATGYAPGLVVKKDGELVGAFLLPAEKTDENEQGYRIKLLEILPDLKLSGIFYPDEKNKNSEKLINPMLIVKAGEEVELRPGQVRNLGPYQLELGEIRAWVGLETVYDPGAKIVFAGSWLATAGLGLWFTGKNRRR; encoded by the coding sequence GTGATTTTTCACTGGGGATTAATTTTTGTAACTTGCGGGGCGCTACTCAGTTTTGCTTATAAAGTAGAAGGTTATCTGGTACTGGGGGAGGGCCAGGAAAAGGCTTTAACACCTACTGCTTTTTCTGTCCTGGAAACCGGTCGCTGGCAGCGTCAGTGGCCAGGATGGAACCTACAGTTATTGGAACAGAAGCGGCACTGGCGAGCCGATGGAACTCTGGCTTACACCAGTTCCCTGGTAATGGTCAAGACTGAACGGGGAGAAGAAGCAGTATGGATTGAAAAAGGGCAACCACTAATCATTGGAGATTGGCGTTTCTTTCATTACGCTACGGGTTACGCCCCGGGTCTGGTAGTAAAAAAAGATGGTGAATTGGTGGGTGCTTTCTTATTGCCGGCAGAAAAAACAGATGAAAATGAGCAGGGATACAGAATTAAGCTATTAGAGATATTACCTGATTTAAAATTGAGCGGGATCTTTTATCCAGATGAGAAAAACAAAAACTCGGAAAAACTGATAAATCCCATGCTGATCGTGAAAGCCGGAGAAGAAGTAGAGCTTCGCCCCGGGCAGGTAAGGAATTTAGGTCCCTATCAGCTGGAGTTAGGGGAGATCAGAGCCTGGGTGGGTTTAGAAACAGTTTATGATCCTGGAGCCAAAATTGTCTTTGCTGGTTCCTGGTTAGCGACGGCAGGATTGGGCCTCTGGTTTACTGGCAAAAATCGAAGGAGGTGA